The Amycolatopsis viridis genome window below encodes:
- a CDS encoding glycosyltransferase family 9 protein, whose product MRSRVLVARLDNAGDVLLSGPLVRAVAATAGPVTFLAGPHGRAAAELLPGVGEVIEWCAPWIDPEPPAASPAHLAELRAHIRAAQPDAALVVTSFHQSPLPLALVLRECGVPWIGAICEDYPGSLLDLRHRIDGDPPEPERALSLARAAGYELPPGDDGRLAVRRPLPDVSDLVGEPGYVVVHPAASVPARQYPAEQNAEVVRLLAESGYRVVVTGAPSERDLTAQVAGAHGLDLAGRTDLHGLAAVLAGARVAVVPNTGPAHLAAAVGTPVVSLFAPVVPAARWAPYGVPLVLLGDQDAPCRDTRARVCPVAGHPCLGRVPPEDVLMAVEKLGGAA is encoded by the coding sequence GTGAGGTCACGGGTTCTGGTGGCGCGGCTGGACAACGCCGGTGACGTCCTGCTGTCCGGTCCGCTCGTGCGCGCGGTGGCGGCCACGGCCGGGCCGGTCACGTTCCTGGCCGGCCCGCACGGCCGCGCCGCCGCCGAACTGCTGCCCGGTGTCGGCGAGGTCATCGAGTGGTGCGCCCCGTGGATCGACCCGGAACCGCCCGCCGCGAGCCCCGCCCACCTGGCGGAGCTGCGCGCGCACATCCGGGCCGCGCAACCGGACGCGGCGCTCGTGGTGACGTCGTTCCACCAGTCACCGCTGCCGCTCGCGCTGGTCCTGCGTGAGTGCGGGGTGCCGTGGATCGGTGCGATCTGTGAGGACTACCCGGGCTCGCTGCTGGACCTGCGGCACCGGATCGACGGCGACCCGCCGGAGCCCGAGCGCGCCCTGTCGCTGGCGCGGGCCGCCGGATACGAGCTGCCGCCCGGTGACGACGGGCGCCTCGCCGTGCGCCGCCCGCTGCCCGACGTGTCGGACCTGGTCGGTGAACCCGGCTACGTCGTGGTCCACCCGGCCGCGTCGGTGCCGGCCCGGCAGTACCCGGCCGAGCAGAACGCGGAAGTCGTGCGGCTGCTGGCCGAATCCGGCTACCGCGTCGTGGTCACCGGCGCACCGTCCGAACGCGACCTCACCGCGCAGGTCGCCGGCGCACACGGTCTGGACCTGGCCGGCCGGACCGATCTGCACGGCCTGGCCGCCGTGCTCGCCGGGGCCCGGGTCGCCGTCGTCCCGAACACCGGGCCGGCGCACCTGGCCGCGGCCGTGGGCACTCCCGTGGTGTCGCTGTTCGCGCCCGTCGTGCCGGCCGCGCGGTGGGCGCCCTACGGCGTGCCGCTCGTCCTGCTCGGTGACCAGGACGCGCCTTGCCGCGACACGCGCGCGCGGGTCTGTCCGGTGGCCGGGCACCCCTGCCTGGGCCGGGTTCCGCCCGAGGATGTCCTGATGGCCGTCGAAAAACTAGGAGGTGCAGCGTGA
- a CDS encoding HAD-IIIA family hydrolase, translating to MIAYTVVVPTTGRDSLQALLSALGHGMGPRPAEIIVVDDRPEPGDLPLPELATPVRVLRSGGRGPAAARNAGWRAAGTEWIAFLDDDVRPTADWASRLESDLAALAADVAGSQGRIVVPGPTGGRRPTDLERDTAGLATAEWITADMAYRRDVLAAVGGFDERFPRAFREDADLALRVRQAGWRLERGIRTTLHPARHGGFFASVRAQRGNADNALMRRKFGPQWRELTAAGPGRLGRHTLTTLSGLAALACAAARRPTPAAFAGIAWLGLTAEFALRRILPGPKTPEELAKMAVTSVLIPPVAVRHRLAGELRVRRPRPAAKAVLFDRDDTLVHDEPYNNDPERVRPVPGAEEVLRRLRAAGVPVGVVSNQSGVARGLITPDELAAVNARVEELLGPFATWQVCVHAEDDGCCCRKPKPGLVTRAALALGVRPQDCVVIGDIGADVEAARAAGARAVLVPTPRTRPAEIAAARRDAQVAGDLAGAVGLAMGDRAW from the coding sequence ATGATCGCCTACACCGTGGTTGTCCCGACGACCGGCCGGGACAGCCTGCAGGCTCTGCTGTCCGCGCTCGGCCACGGGATGGGACCGCGGCCGGCCGAGATCATCGTCGTCGATGACCGCCCGGAGCCCGGCGACCTGCCGCTGCCCGAGCTGGCGACGCCGGTGCGCGTCTTGCGCTCCGGCGGGCGCGGCCCGGCCGCGGCGCGCAACGCCGGGTGGCGGGCCGCGGGCACCGAGTGGATCGCCTTCCTCGACGACGACGTGCGCCCCACCGCCGACTGGGCTTCCCGGCTGGAGTCCGACCTGGCCGCGCTGGCCGCCGACGTGGCGGGATCGCAGGGCCGCATCGTGGTGCCCGGGCCGACCGGGGGCCGCCGCCCGACGGACCTGGAACGGGACACGGCCGGACTGGCGACCGCGGAGTGGATCACCGCGGACATGGCCTACCGGCGCGATGTGCTGGCCGCCGTGGGCGGGTTCGACGAACGCTTCCCGCGCGCCTTCCGCGAGGACGCCGACCTCGCGTTGCGCGTGCGGCAGGCTGGATGGCGGCTGGAACGCGGCATCCGCACCACCCTGCACCCGGCGCGCCACGGCGGGTTCTTCGCGAGCGTGCGGGCGCAGCGCGGCAATGCCGACAACGCGCTGATGCGGCGCAAGTTCGGTCCACAGTGGAGGGAGCTGACCGCGGCCGGGCCGGGACGCCTCGGCCGGCACACCCTGACCACGCTCAGCGGACTCGCCGCGCTCGCCTGCGCCGCGGCGCGGCGGCCCACACCGGCCGCCTTCGCCGGAATCGCGTGGCTCGGTCTCACCGCGGAGTTCGCGCTGCGGCGCATCCTGCCCGGCCCGAAGACCCCGGAGGAGCTGGCGAAGATGGCGGTCACCAGCGTGCTCATCCCGCCGGTCGCGGTGCGCCACCGGCTCGCCGGTGAGCTGCGCGTGCGCCGCCCGCGACCCGCTGCCAAGGCGGTCCTGTTCGACCGGGACGACACCCTCGTCCACGACGAGCCGTACAACAACGACCCCGAGCGGGTGCGGCCGGTGCCGGGTGCCGAGGAGGTGCTGCGGCGCCTGCGCGCCGCCGGTGTGCCGGTGGGCGTGGTGAGCAACCAGTCCGGTGTGGCGCGCGGGCTGATCACGCCGGACGAACTTGCCGCGGTCAACGCGCGGGTCGAGGAGCTGCTCGGGCCGTTCGCGACGTGGCAGGTGTGCGTGCACGCCGAGGACGACGGTTGCTGCTGCCGTAAACCGAAACCGGGACTGGTCACCCGTGCCGCGCTCGCACTGGGTGTGCGGCCGCAGGACTGCGTGGTCATCGGGGACATCGGGGCGGACGTGGAGGCGGCGCGCGCGGCGGGCGCGCGGGCGGTGCTGGTGCCCACACCCCGGACGCGGCCCGCGGAGATCGCGGCCGCGCGGCGCGACGCGCAGGTGGCGGGTGACCTGGCCGGAGCGGTCGGGCTGGCGATGGGGGACCGGGCGTGGTGA
- a CDS encoding carbamoyltransferase family protein has translation MRILGINAVFHDPAAALVVDGRVVAAAEEERFSRRKHGKRPVPFAAWELPEQAARWCLAEAGIEPSELDAVGYSYDPDLVDHDVAGVDPGWEELRTTYARRAPHFLKTALPGLDPAKVRFVRHHVAHAASSGLAAPFGDAAVLVADGRGEATSYLAGEYRDGKLVELAAQRLPHSLGLRYEDLTEHLGFARSSDEYKVMALASYGKPQFADALRERLDALGDGGFRAAPLDLARFAPRREPGADFRPEHADLAASVQQRLEEVLLDLARWLHTQTGQVNLTMAGGIALNCVANTRLRADGPFDDVWIQPAAGDAGTALGAALHLAAEWGEPAARMTGAALGRGFSDGEIQQALDTARLPYERPDDLAATVAQALAEDRIVAWFQGRAEFGPRALGHRSLLAHPGHRRNLERLNDVKGREQFRPVAPMVLADRARELFERGPLPSPYMLFVHDVRPEWRDRIPAVTHVDGTARVQTVDRTDEPLVARVLAEFESRTGIPVVVNTSLNTAGRPMVDSPRDALECFGSSPIDLLALGPFVVRRPE, from the coding sequence TTGCGGATCCTCGGGATCAACGCGGTGTTCCACGATCCGGCCGCCGCCCTCGTGGTGGACGGCCGGGTGGTCGCCGCCGCCGAGGAGGAGCGCTTCAGCCGCCGCAAGCACGGCAAGCGCCCGGTGCCGTTCGCCGCCTGGGAGCTGCCCGAGCAGGCCGCGCGCTGGTGCCTGGCCGAAGCCGGGATCGAACCGTCCGAGCTGGACGCGGTGGGTTACTCCTACGACCCGGATCTGGTGGACCACGACGTCGCCGGGGTGGACCCGGGCTGGGAGGAGCTGCGCACCACCTATGCCCGCCGCGCCCCGCACTTCTTGAAGACCGCGTTGCCCGGGCTGGATCCGGCGAAGGTGCGGTTCGTGCGGCACCACGTGGCGCACGCCGCGTCCAGCGGGCTGGCCGCGCCGTTCGGCGACGCCGCCGTGCTGGTGGCCGACGGCCGCGGTGAGGCGACCTCCTACCTGGCCGGGGAATACCGCGACGGCAAGCTCGTCGAGCTGGCCGCGCAACGGCTCCCGCACTCGCTCGGACTGCGGTACGAGGACCTCACCGAACACCTCGGGTTCGCGCGCTCCAGCGACGAGTACAAGGTGATGGCGCTGGCCTCGTACGGGAAACCGCAGTTCGCCGACGCGCTGCGCGAGCGCCTCGATGCCCTCGGTGACGGCGGGTTCCGCGCCGCACCACTCGATCTGGCCCGGTTCGCGCCGCGTCGCGAGCCCGGGGCCGATTTCCGGCCCGAGCACGCCGACCTCGCCGCCAGCGTGCAGCAGCGGCTGGAGGAGGTGCTGCTCGACCTGGCGCGCTGGCTGCACACCCAGACCGGGCAGGTGAACCTGACGATGGCGGGCGGCATCGCGCTCAACTGCGTGGCCAACACGCGGTTGCGGGCCGACGGCCCGTTCGACGACGTCTGGATCCAGCCGGCCGCCGGTGACGCGGGCACCGCGCTGGGCGCCGCGCTGCACCTGGCTGCGGAATGGGGCGAACCCGCCGCGCGGATGACCGGTGCCGCCTTGGGACGCGGTTTTTCCGACGGGGAGATCCAGCAGGCGCTCGACACCGCCCGCCTGCCGTACGAACGGCCGGACGACCTCGCCGCGACGGTGGCCCAGGCACTGGCCGAGGACCGGATCGTGGCGTGGTTCCAGGGCCGGGCGGAATTCGGTCCCCGCGCCCTGGGACACCGTTCACTGCTCGCGCACCCCGGTCACCGGCGCAACCTCGAACGCCTCAACGACGTCAAGGGCCGTGAGCAGTTCCGCCCGGTGGCGCCGATGGTGCTCGCCGACCGCGCCCGCGAACTGTTCGAGCGCGGGCCGCTGCCCAGTCCCTACATGCTGTTCGTGCACGACGTCCGTCCGGAATGGAGGGACCGCATCCCGGCGGTGACCCATGTGGACGGTACCGCCCGTGTGCAGACGGTCGACCGGACGGACGAGCCGCTGGTCGCGCGCGTGCTGGCGGAGTTCGAATCGCGGACCGGGATTCCCGTGGTGGTCAACACGAGCCTGAACACCGCGGGCCGTCCGATGGTCGACTCGCCGCGGGACGCCCTGGAGTGCTTCGGATCGAGCCCGATCGACCTGCTGGCCCTCGGGCCGTTCGTCGTCCGGAGGCCGGAATGA
- a CDS encoding NAD-dependent epimerase/dehydratase family protein: MHSHAVVTGGAGFLGSHLCERLLARGTRVTCVDNLCTGSADNIAHLAGDPGFEFVRADVTGGLEVAGPVDLVMHLASPASPRDYERLPVETLHTGAAGTHAALDLAVAHHARFVLTSTSEVYGDPREHPQRETYWGHVNPVGPRSVYDEAKRYAEALTTAYRGARGANTGIARLFNTYGPRMRADDGRAIPTFIRQALSGEPVTVAGGGTQTRSLCYVDDTVDGLLALADAEFAGPVNLGNPHELQIRQLVEEIQRLAGTAVPVRNVPAPVDDPRRRCPDIAVAQRELGWRPRVGLHDGLRRTLEWFAAHLSPV; the protein is encoded by the coding sequence ATGCACAGCCACGCCGTTGTCACCGGCGGAGCCGGCTTCCTCGGCTCCCACCTGTGCGAACGCCTGCTCGCCCGCGGCACCCGGGTCACCTGTGTGGACAACCTGTGCACCGGCAGCGCGGACAACATCGCACACCTCGCGGGCGATCCGGGTTTCGAGTTCGTCCGGGCCGACGTCACGGGCGGGCTGGAGGTCGCCGGCCCCGTCGACCTGGTGATGCACCTGGCCAGCCCGGCCTCGCCGCGGGACTACGAGCGGCTGCCGGTGGAGACGCTGCACACCGGGGCGGCCGGCACCCACGCCGCGCTGGACCTCGCGGTCGCCCACCACGCCCGGTTCGTGCTCACCTCGACCAGCGAGGTCTACGGCGACCCGCGTGAGCACCCGCAGCGCGAGACCTACTGGGGACACGTCAACCCGGTCGGCCCGCGGAGCGTATACGACGAGGCGAAACGCTACGCCGAGGCGCTCACCACGGCCTACCGCGGTGCCCGCGGTGCGAACACCGGCATCGCACGCCTGTTCAACACCTACGGGCCGCGCATGCGCGCCGACGACGGCCGCGCGATCCCCACGTTCATCCGGCAGGCCCTGTCCGGCGAACCGGTGACGGTCGCGGGCGGGGGCACCCAGACCCGGTCGCTGTGCTATGTGGACGACACCGTGGACGGGCTGCTGGCGCTGGCGGACGCCGAGTTCGCCGGACCGGTCAACCTCGGCAATCCGCACGAGCTGCAGATCCGGCAGCTGGTCGAGGAGATCCAGCGGCTGGCCGGGACGGCCGTGCCGGTGCGCAACGTTCCCGCCCCGGTGGACGATCCGCGACGGCGGTGCCCCGACATCGCGGTGGCGCAACGGGAATTGGGCTGGCGGCCGCGCGTCGGCCTGCACGACGGACTGCGCCGGACCCTGGAGTGGTTCGCCGCGCACCTCAGTCCCGTTTAG
- a CDS encoding EamA family transporter gives MTGELLALASAGCFGVTHFVNGLVARRAPGLTVSLYAQAGGTLVTLVVALLASHPGTGGLGWGALSGAGTGIGVGFLYRAMSRDALTVVVPVSDVGAVALPVVAGLAFLGERPSPAAVAGIVLALPAIWLVSGGGRPAGPGVRDALIAGAGFALQFLAMKPVPLDAGLWPIVVSRAASVAVILPLVLTTRTPLTLRPRLAWPAVLAGALGSVAIVLYWVATHQQLLAVATVLAALYPAIPVVLALVFLGERLNRKQTLGICGAAGALALLALA, from the coding sequence ATGACCGGTGAGCTGCTCGCCCTGGCCTCCGCGGGGTGTTTCGGGGTCACGCACTTCGTGAACGGTCTCGTCGCGCGGCGGGCGCCCGGGCTGACCGTCTCGCTCTACGCCCAGGCCGGTGGCACCCTGGTGACCCTCGTCGTCGCTCTCCTCGCCTCCCACCCCGGCACCGGCGGCCTGGGCTGGGGTGCGCTGTCCGGTGCCGGCACTGGCATCGGGGTCGGATTCCTCTACCGGGCCATGAGCCGCGACGCGCTGACCGTGGTGGTGCCCGTGAGCGACGTCGGGGCCGTCGCGCTGCCGGTGGTGGCCGGGCTGGCCTTCCTCGGCGAGCGGCCCTCCCCGGCGGCCGTCGCCGGGATCGTGCTGGCCCTGCCCGCGATCTGGCTCGTGTCCGGCGGCGGCCGCCCCGCCGGCCCGGGCGTGCGCGACGCCCTCATCGCCGGTGCCGGCTTCGCACTCCAGTTCCTGGCCATGAAACCCGTCCCGCTCGACGCCGGGTTGTGGCCGATCGTGGTCAGCCGCGCCGCTTCGGTGGCCGTCATCCTGCCGCTCGTGCTCACCACCCGGACCCCGCTCACGCTGCGGCCGCGGCTGGCCTGGCCGGCCGTCCTCGCGGGCGCGCTCGGCAGCGTCGCGATCGTGCTCTACTGGGTCGCCACCCACCAGCAGCTGCTCGCCGTCGCGACCGTGCTGGCCGCCCTCTACCCGGCCATCCCGGTCGTGCTCGCGTTGGTCTTTCTGGGTGAACGGCTGAACCGGAAGCAGACGCTGGGTATTTGCGGGGCCGCCGGGGCGCTGGCGCTGCTGGCCCTGGCGTAG
- a CDS encoding MarR family winged helix-turn-helix transcriptional regulator: MHEERLANLLGALALTVNDLALTDATTAAGTSVSAAAALVVLSTAPGLSVTELGRRVGLSQPAAARMVDGLESRGLAERWPTAARAVAVHLTDAGVDAAERILGHRGGRLASLTAALDDRERAVFAELVAKLLTAAYEQLPEADRLCRLCDRAACVAAGAVCPVGAACRAREATGARVADGGHR, translated from the coding sequence ATGCATGAAGAACGGCTGGCGAATCTCCTGGGCGCGCTGGCGCTCACCGTCAACGACCTCGCGCTGACCGACGCCACGACCGCGGCCGGCACGAGCGTGAGCGCTGCCGCGGCCCTGGTGGTGCTGTCCACCGCGCCCGGGTTGTCGGTGACGGAACTCGGCCGGCGGGTCGGCCTGAGCCAGCCCGCCGCCGCACGCATGGTGGACGGGCTGGAGAGTCGCGGCCTGGCCGAACGCTGGCCGACGGCCGCCCGGGCGGTCGCGGTGCACCTGACGGATGCCGGGGTGGACGCCGCGGAGCGGATCCTCGGGCACCGCGGCGGGCGCCTCGCCTCGCTGACCGCCGCGCTCGACGACCGGGAACGGGCGGTGTTCGCCGAGCTGGTCGCCAAGCTCCTCACCGCGGCCTACGAGCAGCTCCCGGAGGCCGACCGGCTGTGCCGCCTGTGCGACCGGGCCGCCTGCGTGGCGGCGGGCGCGGTGTGCCCGGTGGGCGCGGCCTGCCGGGCGCGGGAGGCCACCGGCGCCCGGGTCGCGGACGGGGGCCACCGATGA
- a CDS encoding manganese catalase family protein has protein sequence MFRHTKLLQFEAKPERPDPYYARKLQELIGGAYGEMTVTMQYLFQGWNCRMEGKYKDLIMDTATEEIGHVEMLATMVARLLEGAPATATAEAAKDPVMAAVLGGMDPQQAIVSGGGAVPADSNGTPWNGKYIVASGNLLADFRANAAAEAQGRLQTARLYNMTDDPGVKEMLKFNLARDTVHQKQWLRAIEELQADGLESDIAPNALLDEEDQTHNNTIWHLSDGPDGNKGGWSTGEDRIDYLMDPKPLGGPGTAPKPEPDLYATYSPTKDALGTVKGKAQSAVNKLT, from the coding sequence GTGTTCCGACACACGAAACTGCTGCAGTTCGAGGCGAAGCCGGAGCGTCCGGACCCGTACTACGCCAGGAAGCTGCAGGAGCTGATCGGTGGTGCCTACGGTGAGATGACGGTGACGATGCAGTACCTGTTCCAGGGCTGGAACTGCCGCATGGAGGGCAAGTACAAGGACCTGATCATGGACACGGCGACCGAGGAGATCGGTCACGTGGAGATGCTGGCCACGATGGTGGCACGCCTGCTGGAGGGTGCTCCGGCCACGGCGACCGCGGAGGCGGCCAAGGACCCGGTGATGGCGGCGGTGCTGGGCGGGATGGATCCCCAGCAGGCGATCGTGTCCGGCGGTGGCGCGGTGCCGGCGGACTCCAACGGCACGCCGTGGAACGGCAAGTACATCGTGGCCTCGGGCAACCTGCTGGCCGATTTCCGGGCCAACGCGGCCGCCGAGGCGCAGGGCCGGTTGCAGACGGCGCGGTTGTACAACATGACCGACGACCCGGGCGTGAAGGAGATGCTCAAGTTCAACCTCGCCCGGGACACGGTGCACCAGAAGCAGTGGCTGCGCGCGATCGAGGAACTGCAGGCCGACGGGCTGGAGTCCGACATCGCCCCCAATGCCCTGCTGGACGAGGAGGACCAGACCCACAACAACACCATCTGGCACCTGTCCGACGGCCCCGACGGCAACAAGGGCGGCTGGTCCACCGGCGAGGACCGCATCGACTACCTCATGGACCCCAAACCCCTCGGCGGCCCCGGCACCGCCCCCAAACCCGAACCCGATCTCTACGCCACCTACTCGCCCACGAAGGACGCGCTGGGCACGGTCAAGGGCAAGGCCCAGTCCGCGGTCAACAAGCTCACCTGA
- a CDS encoding glycosyltransferase, translating to MKISMVSEHANPLAVLGEVDAGGQNLHVAELSAALCRQGHDVTVYTRRDDPAQPEEVTTPGGYRVVHVPAGPAQHLPKDDLLPHMTEFGRYLARTWQRDVPDVVHAHFWMSGLASLLATRGTGIPVVQTFHALGVVKKRYQGAADTSPPERAQLERLIGKNAARVAATCSDEVFELARMGLPRSRMSVAPCGVDLDRFTPDGPVAPRGDLHRIVSVGRLVPRKGFATAITALPAVPGAELVIAGGPEQGRLADDPEAKRLLQLAERLGVADRVRLLGQVTRDEMPALLRSADLVVCTPWYEPFGIVPLEAMACGVPVVAAAVGGLIDTVVDGVTGELVPPQRPEVLAATLRRLLGDPAQREAYGIAGCDRARSRYSWDRIAVDVLRIYEKTLGEKVPSGAAGPVVTTDAVVSQG from the coding sequence ATGAAGATCTCGATGGTGTCGGAGCACGCCAACCCGCTGGCCGTCCTGGGCGAGGTGGATGCGGGCGGGCAGAACCTGCACGTGGCGGAGCTCTCCGCGGCGTTGTGCCGCCAGGGCCACGACGTCACCGTCTACACCCGGCGCGACGATCCGGCGCAGCCGGAGGAGGTGACCACGCCCGGCGGCTACCGCGTGGTGCACGTGCCGGCCGGGCCCGCGCAGCACCTGCCCAAGGACGATCTGCTGCCGCACATGACCGAGTTCGGCCGCTACCTCGCGCGGACCTGGCAGCGCGACGTCCCGGACGTGGTGCACGCGCACTTCTGGATGTCCGGGCTCGCGTCGCTGCTCGCCACGCGCGGCACCGGCATCCCGGTGGTCCAGACCTTCCACGCCCTCGGTGTGGTGAAGAAGCGTTACCAGGGCGCGGCGGACACCAGCCCGCCGGAACGGGCCCAGCTGGAACGGTTGATCGGCAAGAACGCCGCCCGCGTGGCCGCGACCTGCTCCGACGAGGTGTTCGAGCTGGCGCGGATGGGCCTGCCCCGCTCACGCATGTCCGTCGCGCCGTGCGGCGTCGATCTCGACCGGTTCACCCCGGACGGCCCGGTCGCGCCGCGCGGTGACCTGCACCGGATCGTGAGCGTCGGCCGGCTGGTGCCACGCAAGGGGTTCGCCACGGCGATCACCGCGCTGCCCGCGGTGCCCGGCGCGGAGCTCGTCATCGCCGGTGGTCCGGAGCAGGGGCGGCTGGCCGACGACCCGGAGGCAAAACGGCTGCTCCAGCTGGCGGAACGGCTCGGCGTCGCCGACCGGGTGCGGCTGCTCGGCCAGGTGACGCGCGACGAGATGCCGGCGCTGCTGCGCTCGGCGGATCTCGTGGTCTGCACGCCGTGGTACGAGCCGTTCGGCATCGTCCCGCTCGAGGCGATGGCCTGCGGGGTCCCGGTGGTCGCCGCCGCGGTCGGCGGTCTGATCGACACGGTGGTCGACGGCGTGACCGGTGAGCTGGTGCCGCCCCAGCGCCCGGAGGTGCTCGCCGCCACCCTGCGCCGCCTGCTCGGCGACCCCGCTCAGCGCGAGGCGTACGGCATCGCCGGGTGTGACCGCGCCCGGTCCCGGTACTCGTGGGACCGCATCGCCGTCGACGTGCTGCGCATCTACGAGAAGACCCTGGGCGAGAAGGTCCCGTCCGGCGCCGCGGGCCCGGTGGTGACAACCGATGCCGTGGTGAGCCAGGGCTGA
- a CDS encoding glycosyltransferase, whose protein sequence is MSPDELRHTDIDVVVLQRPEEIELAERWTGRRPGRDVPAVFVEHNTPTGDVPRTRHPLAGQTAIPLVHVTHFNHLIWDSGQAPATVIEHGVVDPGELYTGEEAAAGLVMNEPVRRGRAVGTDLLPAFAEVAPLHVWGIGVDQLGDHFGLGERIRPQGDLGQDALHAGLARCRVYVHTPRWTSLGLSLIEAMHLGMPVVAVAGTEASRAVPPEAGVVSADVNELVRAVAALMADPELAHRMGKQAREHALASYGLDAFLRNWDVQLGRVTSGGSA, encoded by the coding sequence GTGAGCCCGGACGAGCTGCGCCACACCGACATCGACGTGGTCGTCCTCCAGCGCCCGGAGGAGATCGAGCTGGCCGAGCGGTGGACCGGCCGGCGCCCCGGCCGGGACGTGCCGGCGGTGTTCGTCGAACACAACACGCCGACCGGCGACGTACCCCGTACCCGGCACCCGCTGGCCGGCCAGACCGCGATCCCGCTGGTGCACGTCACCCACTTCAACCACCTGATCTGGGACTCCGGGCAGGCCCCGGCCACGGTCATCGAGCACGGCGTGGTCGATCCGGGCGAGCTCTACACCGGCGAGGAGGCCGCGGCCGGCCTGGTGATGAACGAGCCGGTGCGCCGCGGGCGGGCGGTGGGCACGGACCTGCTGCCCGCGTTCGCCGAGGTCGCCCCGCTGCACGTGTGGGGCATCGGCGTGGACCAGCTCGGCGATCACTTCGGCCTGGGGGAGCGGATCCGGCCGCAGGGCGACCTCGGGCAGGACGCCCTGCACGCGGGGCTGGCGCGGTGCCGGGTGTACGTGCACACCCCGCGCTGGACATCGCTGGGCCTGTCCCTGATCGAGGCGATGCACCTGGGCATGCCGGTGGTGGCGGTCGCCGGCACCGAGGCGTCCCGGGCGGTGCCGCCGGAGGCGGGTGTCGTCTCGGCGGACGTGAACGAGCTGGTGCGCGCGGTCGCCGCCCTCATGGCGGACCCGGAGCTCGCGCACCGGATGGGCAAACAAGCGCGCGAGCACGCGCTGGCGAGCTACGGCCTGGACGCCTTCCTGCGCAACTGGGACGTCCAGCTCGGCCGGGTGACGAGTGGAGGTAGCGCATGA
- a CDS encoding DUF4383 domain-containing protein has translation MAEQTSERAPLAQGFALVVGVVFLALGIAGFATSGEILGFHTGTVLDVLRTALGLLALLAAPRARTARVFGLAVFFPLLGVTIWGLLSAGTNDPSDVRRVFDPHWADNALHAVVAVLGLVVFLLPARNRATERV, from the coding sequence ATGGCTGAGCAGACGAGCGAGCGCGCACCGCTGGCCCAGGGTTTCGCGCTGGTGGTGGGTGTGGTGTTCCTGGCGCTGGGCATCGCGGGTTTCGCCACGTCCGGGGAGATCCTGGGCTTCCACACCGGCACCGTGCTCGACGTGCTGCGCACCGCGCTGGGACTGCTCGCCCTGCTCGCCGCGCCGCGGGCACGGACGGCGCGCGTGTTCGGCCTGGCCGTCTTCTTCCCCCTGCTGGGTGTCACGATCTGGGGATTGCTGTCCGCGGGGACGAACGATCCGAGCGATGTGCGGCGGGTGTTCGACCCGCACTGGGCGGACAACGCCCTGCACGCCGTGGTCGCCGTGCTGGGCCTGGTGGTCTTCCTCCTGCCCGCGCGGAACCGGGCCACGGAACGCGTCTGA
- a CDS encoding SigB/SigF/SigG family RNA polymerase sigma factor yields MAETRLAGTIEDNDSSDENTPTFADLAAAAPGDPHREQLRTALVTQYLSVAEHIARRFSGRGEAYEDLLQVARVGLINAVDRFEPERGTDFLSFAVPTIMGEVRRHFRDASWSVRVPRRLKELHLQIGQASSELGQRLGRAPTPTEIARELDLTPDEVNEGLQAGNAYYAVSVDKPAGEDDEAASLADTLGEEDYGIETVENHEALQPLLRDLAPRERTILMLRFFGNMTQTQIAKRVGISQMHVSRLLAQTLQHLRDKLTEEP; encoded by the coding sequence TTGGCTGAGACGCGCCTCGCGGGCACGATCGAGGACAACGATTCCTCGGACGAGAACACGCCCACCTTCGCGGACCTGGCGGCTGCCGCGCCGGGCGATCCGCACCGCGAGCAGCTGCGCACGGCACTGGTCACCCAGTACCTCTCGGTCGCCGAGCACATCGCACGGCGCTTCAGCGGCCGTGGCGAGGCGTACGAGGACCTGTTGCAGGTCGCCCGCGTGGGACTGATCAACGCCGTGGACCGCTTCGAGCCGGAGCGGGGCACCGACTTCCTGTCCTTCGCGGTGCCGACGATCATGGGCGAGGTGCGGCGGCACTTCCGCGACGCCAGCTGGTCGGTGCGGGTGCCCCGCCGCCTCAAGGAACTGCACCTGCAGATCGGGCAGGCCAGCAGCGAACTCGGCCAGCGCCTCGGCCGCGCGCCCACCCCCACCGAGATCGCCCGCGAGCTCGACCTCACCCCGGACGAGGTGAACGAGGGCCTGCAGGCCGGCAACGCCTACTACGCCGTGTCGGTCGACAAGCCCGCCGGGGAGGACGACGAGGCGGCCTCGCTCGCCGACACGCTCGGCGAGGAGGACTACGGCATCGAGACGGTGGAGAACCACGAGGCATTGCAACCGCTGCTGCGCGACCTGGCACCCCGCGAACGGACCATCCTGATGCTGCGGTTCTTCGGCAACATGACGCAGACGCAGATCGCCAAGCGCGTCGGCATCTCCCAGATGCACGTGTCGCGCCTGCTCGCGCAGACCCTCCAGCACCTGCGCGACAAGCTCACCGAAGAGCCCTGA